From a single Lewinella sp. LCG006 genomic region:
- a CDS encoding T9SS type A sorting domain-containing protein: MKQNILLLLALCFTSSILVAQNIEFSESPVIVSNIAASDFEGIGHSTVTNTADVQRTFVWTRNVIEKTEEWWTAVCDKNLCYGPATGTEDFILAPNEAGTMDVHAYPNDTDGSAVIEIVITDMADDQLTASNIYYFNAGPSSTTEASRQTIKVYPNPSNGLFSVKGGKQIASVQVFSLTGRQVKSFTYNDGQWYDISDLPTGTYLVRLVDRDAQQLVTKLMNKL; the protein is encoded by the coding sequence ATGAAGCAAAATATACTCTTACTACTTGCACTCTGTTTCACCAGCTCCATCTTGGTAGCTCAAAACATCGAGTTCAGCGAAAGTCCCGTTATCGTTTCCAATATTGCTGCTAGTGATTTTGAAGGCATAGGTCATTCAACCGTCACCAATACGGCTGATGTTCAGCGTACCTTTGTCTGGACTCGCAATGTAATTGAAAAAACCGAAGAATGGTGGACCGCCGTTTGTGATAAAAATCTTTGCTACGGCCCAGCAACGGGAACCGAAGATTTTATTCTTGCTCCCAACGAAGCAGGCACCATGGACGTACACGCCTATCCTAACGACACTGATGGCAGTGCAGTCATAGAAATCGTCATCACAGACATGGCTGATGATCAATTGACTGCTTCTAATATTTATTATTTCAACGCAGGACCTTCTAGTACTACAGAAGCCAGCCGCCAAACCATCAAAGTTTACCCGAACCCTTCTAACGGACTGTTCTCGGTTAAAGGTGGTAAGCAGATTGCCAGTGTGCAGGTATTCAGCCTTACTGGTCGTCAGGTGAAGTCATTCACTTACAATGATGGACAGTGGTACGATATTTCTGACCTCCCTACCGGTACTTACCTGGTTCGCCTGGTAGACCGTGATGCACAGCAGTTGGTTACGAAACTAATGAACAAGCTGTAA
- a CDS encoding T9SS type A sorting domain-containing protein → MMRKLLLLALACAPIFLTAQVARTVLIEEWTNASCAPCAAQNPAFNALLDANEENVVSIKYQWYFPGYDPFQEQNPTEINNRGEYYGLNGVPTAWINGTAPGDAYAGGAGNWDIAGGGYEGGPYGYNQAVLDYVAALTSPISMTLTHELNEDATEITINVTLTNESLDDFTMTDGRLHVVLLEEEVIFPVSPGSNGETEYTNVMRKMYPDENGTAVMTIPSGASVDFTITDAVPDYIYGLNQLSVAAFVQDHATTEVFQAGITVPQEIANAIDAGFGNNLTAAPQGLCGATITPSVEFVNGGSVDITQATVDALINGSVVGTIEYTETLAPGETTTLTFSEIVLTASNNELTFDISQVNNGEGVDINGLNNSTAAVSYGSLSDTPIGTELAEDNESYDAIYPETGLVTPGIPLGEFGGNSFIVYNAGQLPAGGDGGPIGGYGLSDRSIFINFYQWNPSGPTADDASLTYQKIDLTNAVTPALMFDRASASYAGDGVSGDRLQILVSTDCAATFDIVWDAAGNDLNTAPASEPFYIPSASHWVTETIDLSAYAGQQINVQFKAISAWGNNLFLDNINVSDVVATEELTEVTEISLFPNPVKDMMKVNFELSEATQLQVEVFNATGQRVQQLGVANYGAGRNQLDIDAAQLSSGMYFLRMFNADRELSRRFIVQH, encoded by the coding sequence ATGATGCGTAAACTTCTACTTCTCGCACTTGCGTGTGCGCCTATCTTTTTAACGGCACAGGTAGCTCGTACCGTTCTTATCGAAGAATGGACCAATGCTTCTTGTGCACCTTGTGCTGCACAAAACCCTGCTTTCAACGCATTGTTGGACGCTAACGAAGAAAATGTTGTTTCTATCAAGTACCAGTGGTACTTCCCTGGCTATGATCCTTTCCAGGAGCAAAACCCGACTGAAATCAACAACCGTGGTGAGTACTACGGCCTTAATGGTGTACCTACTGCATGGATCAACGGTACGGCTCCTGGTGATGCCTACGCTGGTGGTGCTGGCAATTGGGATATCGCTGGTGGTGGTTACGAAGGTGGCCCTTACGGTTACAACCAAGCGGTACTTGATTATGTAGCTGCATTGACTTCTCCGATCAGCATGACGCTGACTCACGAACTCAATGAAGACGCTACGGAAATCACCATTAACGTTACCTTGACCAACGAAAGCCTTGATGATTTCACCATGACTGACGGCCGCTTACATGTGGTGCTTTTGGAAGAAGAAGTTATCTTCCCTGTTTCTCCTGGTTCTAATGGTGAAACAGAATACACCAACGTAATGCGTAAAATGTATCCAGATGAAAATGGTACAGCGGTAATGACCATCCCTTCTGGTGCGTCTGTGGATTTCACCATTACAGATGCAGTTCCTGACTATATCTATGGTTTGAACCAACTGAGCGTTGCTGCTTTTGTACAAGATCACGCTACTACAGAAGTATTCCAAGCTGGGATCACTGTTCCTCAGGAAATTGCTAACGCAATTGATGCTGGTTTTGGCAACAACCTTACTGCTGCCCCACAAGGCTTGTGTGGTGCAACCATTACGCCTTCTGTAGAATTCGTAAACGGTGGTTCTGTTGACATCACCCAGGCTACTGTTGACGCTTTGATCAATGGTTCTGTTGTAGGCACAATTGAGTACACAGAAACTTTGGCACCAGGTGAAACGACTACCCTTACTTTCTCAGAGATTGTTTTGACCGCCTCTAACAACGAACTTACTTTCGATATTTCTCAAGTAAACAATGGTGAAGGTGTTGACATCAATGGTCTGAACAACTCCACTGCTGCGGTTTCTTACGGTTCTTTGTCTGATACGCCTATCGGTACTGAATTGGCGGAAGACAATGAGTCTTACGATGCGATCTACCCAGAAACAGGCCTAGTGACGCCTGGTATTCCTTTGGGAGAATTCGGTGGCAACTCTTTCATCGTCTACAATGCAGGCCAACTACCTGCTGGTGGTGATGGTGGCCCTATCGGTGGCTACGGATTGTCTGATCGTTCTATCTTCATCAACTTCTACCAGTGGAACCCATCTGGTCCTACTGCTGACGATGCTTCTTTGACTTACCAGAAGATTGACTTGACAAACGCTGTTACACCTGCTTTGATGTTCGACCGTGCTAGTGCAAGCTACGCTGGTGATGGTGTATCAGGTGACCGTTTACAAATTTTAGTTTCTACCGACTGTGCTGCTACCTTCGATATCGTTTGGGATGCTGCTGGTAATGATTTGAATACAGCTCCTGCTTCTGAACCATTCTATATCCCATCTGCTAGCCACTGGGTTACTGAAACGATTGACCTGAGCGCTTATGCTGGTCAACAGATCAACGTTCAGTTCAAAGCTATCTCTGCTTGGGGTAACAACTTGTTCCTTGACAATATCAACGTTAGTGACGTTGTTGCTACGGAAGAGTTGACCGAAGTAACCGAAATCAGCCTCTTCCCTAACCCAGTGAAGGACATGATGAAAGTTAACTTTGAGCTTTCTGAAGCTACACAACTACAAGTGGAAGTATTCAACGCTACCGGACAGCGCGTTCAGCAACTGGGTGTTGCTAACTACGGTGCTGGTCGTAATCAGCTTGACATTGATGCAGCTCAATTGAGCAGTGGCATGTACTTCTTGCGCATGTTCAATGCAGACCGTGAATTGAGCCGCCGTTTCATCGTTCAGCACTAA
- a CDS encoding TlpA family protein disulfide reductase: MIKKYGWLITLLLIAAFYIGRYFYFQPKYTNGKPAPAFTAQLRDGSAFALSDLAGKYVLLDFWGSWCGPCRAQNPSIVALYNAYRDRSFTDGDGLIVLNIGVEKDSNRWEQAILRDQLNWPYHIMDHSTSLKFFNGTISSLYGITEVPTSYFIDPKGQIIGVNMTAEQMSRLLEQRLSK, from the coding sequence ATGATCAAGAAATATGGATGGCTCATCACCTTGTTGTTAATAGCAGCGTTTTACATTGGCCGCTATTTTTACTTCCAACCCAAGTATACCAATGGCAAACCTGCACCAGCTTTTACGGCCCAGCTTCGCGATGGCAGCGCCTTTGCGCTCAGCGACCTGGCAGGAAAGTATGTTTTACTCGACTTTTGGGGCAGCTGGTGCGGCCCGTGTAGAGCCCAGAACCCTAGTATTGTCGCCTTGTACAATGCTTACCGCGACCGGTCCTTCACGGATGGTGATGGGCTAATCGTCCTTAATATCGGGGTAGAAAAAGACAGCAATCGGTGGGAGCAAGCGATCTTGAGAGATCAACTGAACTGGCCTTACCATATCATGGACCATTCCACCAGTCTGAAGTTTTTCAACGGCACCATTTCCAGCCTGTACGGCATCACCGAAGTTCCTACCTCCTACTTTATTGATCCCAAGGGGCAGATCATCGGGGTAAATATGACTGCCGAACAAATGTCACGTTTACTGGAGCAACGGCTGTCAAAATGA
- a CDS encoding gliding motility lipoprotein GldH: protein MNRLTYLLPFLALLGFSACGPNYVYQQTLEIPEDGWSYQDSLLATFEIQDTNTIYNLHLIVAHTTYFSYQNFYAQVSTQFPNGEQLTEQVSLELAAKGGIWLGDCSGEICTLDIPIQEGAYFNQAGTYQLSIHQYSRRDPLPEIKSILFALEATEATR, encoded by the coding sequence ATGAACCGTCTTACCTATCTGTTGCCTTTTCTTGCGTTACTTGGTTTTTCCGCTTGCGGGCCCAATTATGTATATCAGCAAACGCTAGAAATTCCGGAAGATGGTTGGTCTTACCAAGATAGCTTGTTGGCTACCTTTGAAATTCAAGATACCAATACTATTTACAACCTCCACTTGATCGTAGCACATACGACTTACTTTTCTTACCAAAACTTCTACGCGCAGGTGAGCACTCAGTTTCCTAATGGAGAGCAACTTACGGAACAAGTTTCGCTGGAGTTGGCAGCCAAAGGAGGGATTTGGCTTGGCGATTGCAGCGGAGAAATCTGCACCTTAGACATCCCCATCCAGGAAGGAGCTTATTTTAATCAGGCAGGTACCTACCAATTGAGTATTCATCAATATTCTCGCCGCGATCCACTTCCTGAAATCAAGTCTATTCTTTTTGCGTTGGAGGCTACTGAAGCTACCCGCTAA
- a CDS encoding nucleotide exchange factor GrpE, whose product MSKQPDKETLDEQLNDANAMAENTDQEQAETTDNQSNEQDNEAKLMQERDELRDKYLRLMAEFDNFKKRNIRERMDLMNTAARDTMTALLPVLDDFDRAQNLSDEQKNSPAFQEGIELVYHKLFSILKQRGLEPMESTGLDFDPELHSAITEIPAPTEDMKGKVVDTIERGYTLKGKIIRHAKVVTGK is encoded by the coding sequence ATGAGTAAGCAACCAGATAAAGAAACGCTTGACGAACAGTTGAACGACGCTAATGCTATGGCCGAAAACACGGACCAGGAACAAGCAGAAACTACTGATAATCAAAGCAATGAGCAAGATAACGAAGCAAAGCTGATGCAAGAGCGAGACGAATTGCGTGACAAGTATTTACGCCTCATGGCGGAATTTGACAACTTCAAGAAGCGCAATATTCGTGAGCGGATGGATTTGATGAATACCGCAGCCCGCGACACCATGACAGCATTACTGCCTGTTTTGGACGATTTTGACAGGGCCCAAAACCTTTCTGATGAGCAAAAAAACTCACCTGCCTTTCAGGAAGGGATCGAATTGGTTTATCACAAACTATTTTCCATCCTCAAGCAACGAGGGCTGGAGCCCATGGAAAGCACCGGGCTTGATTTTGATCCTGAATTGCACTCCGCAATAACAGAAATCCCTGCTCCTACAGAAGACATGAAAGGGAAAGTTGTCGATACTATCGAGCGTGGCTACACCTTGAAAGGGAAGATAATTCGTCATGCAAAAGTAGTTACCGGCAAATAA
- the trmB gene encoding tRNA (guanosine(46)-N7)-methyltransferase TrmB, with amino-acid sequence MSRRNKLQKFADIQRFPNVYENFHFDNPQLLGEGGAPVERAGKWASDHFKNDKPLTLELACGRGEYTLALAEMYPERNFIGVDVKGARIWKGARYALENELHNAAFVRTRIEQLHHFFHPGEVSEIWITFPDPFLENGKANRRLTSPRFLDSYRKMLPDGGLVHLKTDSPELYEYTLSVMETYEHATLELHQEDIYSKELVMPELAFKTYYENRHLQDGLTIKYVRIRLK; translated from the coding sequence ATGAGCAGGAGAAATAAGCTTCAGAAGTTTGCCGATATTCAACGTTTCCCCAATGTCTATGAGAATTTTCATTTCGACAACCCACAATTACTAGGAGAAGGAGGAGCCCCCGTAGAACGTGCCGGGAAATGGGCCAGTGATCATTTTAAAAACGATAAACCACTTACCCTGGAGCTAGCTTGCGGCCGGGGAGAGTACACCCTGGCTTTGGCAGAGATGTACCCTGAACGTAATTTTATTGGCGTAGATGTCAAAGGTGCGCGTATCTGGAAAGGTGCCCGTTATGCGCTCGAAAACGAGTTGCACAATGCCGCTTTTGTGCGAACCAGGATCGAGCAATTACACCACTTTTTTCATCCTGGCGAAGTGAGTGAAATTTGGATCACCTTCCCCGATCCCTTTTTGGAAAATGGTAAAGCTAATCGCCGCCTTACTAGCCCCCGATTTCTGGATAGCTACCGCAAAATGCTTCCGGATGGAGGCTTGGTTCATCTCAAGACCGATTCTCCTGAGTTGTATGAATACACCTTGTCGGTCATGGAAACCTATGAACACGCTACGCTTGAGCTGCACCAGGAGGATATTTACAGCAAGGAGTTGGTTATGCCAGAACTGGCTTTTAAGACCTACTACGAAAACCGCCACCTGCAGGATGGACTCACGATCAAGTACGTCAGGATACGGCTGAAATAA
- a CDS encoding M3 family oligoendopeptidase, producing MRATALPRSKVRAYLPARFKLTVWERLQPFYEELLQRKLFTLEDLELWLLDRSELDAFVSESFAWRYINISSDSTDTAAQESYQYAIKELSPRISDYSHQLNSKLVSTPLINQLDPTRYGIYLRAVRNLVDLFREKNIELETEVQLDSKVHGKIFSEMTVGINDVQLTLQKASALLEEPRREYREEIYHKINRRILENAEDLETLYDKLLEKRHQIALNAGFDNFRDYRFRKLGRFDYSSEDCVDFHNSIRDEILPLVEQLYLHRKKTLKIDQLRPWDLHVDPSGKQPLRPFQNMDDLVNKATSCLQRVHPQFGEVLTHMRELGHLDLDSRPGKRPGGYNMPLLLTGVPFIFMNASRSLGDMRTLLHECGHAVHSYLTRDLPLSFTRRVPSEVAELAAMSMELLTMDHWDVFFSEKEALKRARLQQLETVLKVLPWIATIDKFQHWVYTHPGHSRAERQEVWLQCFKEFNSAYIDHDGLEEYAAHLWHKQLHLFEVPFYYIEYGIAQLGAIAIWKQYRTHPAQTVEKYRTALRLGYTRNIRDIYRTAGISFDFSKGYVHRLGQFIKSEIDTLLEED from the coding sequence ATGAGAGCAACTGCACTGCCGCGATCCAAAGTGCGAGCCTATCTACCTGCTAGGTTCAAATTAACCGTTTGGGAGCGGTTGCAGCCATTTTACGAAGAGTTGCTGCAAAGGAAGTTATTTACCTTGGAAGACCTTGAGCTGTGGCTCCTGGATCGTAGTGAACTTGATGCTTTTGTTAGTGAATCCTTTGCTTGGCGATATATCAACATTTCCAGCGATAGCACGGATACTGCCGCTCAGGAGAGCTACCAGTATGCAATCAAGGAGTTGTCTCCTCGCATCTCTGATTACTCTCATCAGCTTAATTCAAAGCTGGTAAGTACTCCACTGATTAATCAACTTGATCCTACTCGTTACGGCATCTATCTGCGTGCTGTGAGAAACCTCGTCGATCTTTTCCGAGAAAAAAACATCGAACTAGAGACGGAAGTCCAATTGGATAGCAAAGTACACGGAAAAATTTTTTCCGAAATGACGGTGGGAATCAATGATGTGCAACTGACCCTACAAAAGGCCAGTGCCCTTCTAGAGGAACCTCGGCGGGAATACCGCGAAGAAATCTACCACAAGATCAACCGTCGTATTCTGGAAAATGCTGAAGATCTGGAAACGCTCTATGATAAGTTGTTAGAGAAACGGCATCAGATCGCTTTGAATGCTGGATTTGATAACTTCCGGGATTACCGTTTTCGAAAATTGGGCCGTTTTGATTATTCGTCGGAGGATTGTGTTGATTTTCACAATTCCATTCGTGACGAAATTCTCCCTTTGGTAGAACAACTCTACCTCCACCGGAAAAAGACGTTGAAAATTGATCAGTTGCGTCCTTGGGATTTGCATGTTGATCCGAGTGGGAAGCAACCTTTAAGGCCTTTCCAGAATATGGATGACCTCGTAAATAAAGCGACGAGTTGCTTGCAAAGGGTGCATCCGCAGTTTGGTGAAGTACTGACCCACATGCGAGAGCTGGGGCACCTGGATTTGGATTCTCGCCCGGGCAAGCGGCCAGGTGGCTATAACATGCCGCTTCTCCTCACTGGCGTACCCTTTATTTTTATGAATGCCAGTCGTTCACTAGGAGATATGCGGACGCTGCTCCACGAGTGTGGGCACGCTGTACATTCCTACCTTACCCGTGATCTTCCACTCAGCTTTACCCGCCGGGTGCCGTCGGAAGTAGCCGAGTTGGCAGCCATGAGTATGGAACTATTAACCATGGACCATTGGGATGTTTTCTTTTCTGAAAAAGAAGCTTTAAAAAGAGCCCGATTGCAACAATTGGAAACCGTCTTAAAGGTATTACCCTGGATTGCTACCATTGATAAATTCCAACACTGGGTATATACGCATCCTGGCCACAGTAGGGCCGAGCGTCAGGAGGTGTGGCTACAGTGCTTCAAGGAATTCAATTCTGCCTATATCGATCACGACGGCCTAGAAGAATACGCTGCCCATCTTTGGCACAAGCAACTCCATTTGTTTGAAGTCCCGTTTTATTATATTGAATATGGTATTGCTCAATTAGGAGCTATTGCTATTTGGAAGCAATATCGTACACATCCCGCACAGACGGTGGAAAAGTACCGTACAGCACTACGTTTGGGGTATACCCGTAATATTCGCGATATCTATCGCACGGCAGGTATATCCTTTGATTTCTCCAAAGGATACGTTCATCGGTTGGGGCAATTTATCAAGAGCGAAATTGATACGCTGCTAGAAGAAGATTAA
- the dnaJ gene encoding molecular chaperone DnaJ: MAKRDFYEILGVDKSADATAIKKAYRKLAIQYHPDKNPDNKEAEEKFKEAAEAYEILSDEDKRARYDRFGHAGVGQGAGGGGFAGGGMTMDDIFSQFGDIFGETGGPFGSFFGGGRTSTRGRGEAGSNLRIKVSLTLEEIAKGVTKKIKVKKQVGCDQCGGSGAKDSSSVATCNTCRGSGMVRQVRSTILGQMQTTTTCPTCSGSGQTIKDRCTKCKGDGRMYAEETIEIPIPAGVEAGMQLSMRGKGNAGRMGGPAGDLLINIEEKPHDDLQRDGMNLIHDLYLNFADAALGTSVEVPTIDGRVKIKIPPGTQSGKIFRLKGKGLSNVQDYGQGDQLIHVNVWTPKKLTEEEKQMMESLRSKENFHPQPGKSDRGFFDRMRDYFKG; the protein is encoded by the coding sequence ATGGCAAAGAGAGATTTTTATGAGATTCTGGGGGTAGATAAATCCGCTGATGCTACAGCGATTAAGAAGGCCTACCGCAAGTTGGCTATTCAGTATCACCCCGACAAGAATCCTGATAATAAAGAGGCGGAAGAAAAATTCAAAGAAGCGGCGGAAGCCTACGAAATCCTCAGCGATGAGGACAAGCGTGCCCGTTACGATCGCTTTGGCCATGCCGGAGTCGGCCAGGGTGCTGGTGGCGGCGGTTTTGCTGGTGGCGGGATGACCATGGATGACATTTTCTCTCAGTTCGGTGATATTTTCGGAGAAACAGGAGGACCATTCGGTTCTTTCTTCGGAGGTGGCCGAACGTCTACCCGTGGCCGCGGTGAGGCAGGTAGCAACCTGCGCATCAAGGTTTCTTTGACCTTGGAGGAAATTGCCAAAGGCGTTACCAAAAAAATAAAAGTCAAGAAGCAGGTCGGCTGTGACCAATGTGGTGGCAGTGGCGCTAAAGACAGCTCCTCCGTAGCTACTTGTAACACTTGCCGCGGATCGGGCATGGTACGCCAGGTGCGCTCTACCATTTTGGGGCAGATGCAAACGACCACGACTTGTCCGACCTGTAGCGGTAGTGGGCAAACCATCAAGGACCGTTGTACCAAATGCAAAGGTGACGGCCGGATGTACGCCGAAGAAACCATTGAAATTCCAATTCCCGCAGGTGTAGAAGCTGGGATGCAACTAAGCATGCGCGGCAAAGGTAATGCTGGCCGCATGGGTGGCCCCGCCGGAGATTTGTTGATCAATATCGAGGAGAAACCCCATGATGATCTGCAAAGAGACGGCATGAACCTTATCCATGATCTCTACCTCAACTTTGCCGATGCAGCCTTGGGTACCTCTGTAGAAGTGCCGACAATTGACGGACGAGTAAAGATCAAAATTCCACCAGGCACCCAGTCTGGAAAAATCTTCCGCCTCAAAGGCAAAGGCTTGAGCAATGTTCAAGACTATGGCCAGGGTGACCAACTGATCCACGTGAATGTTTGGACACCCAAAAAACTGACGGAAGAAGAGAAGCAGATGATGGAAAGCCTGCGAAGCAAAGAGAACTTCCATCCTCAGCCAGGTAAAAGCGATCGCGGCTTTTTCGACCGGATGCGTGATTACTTTAAGGGGTAA